A single region of the Thermoanaerobaculum aquaticum genome encodes:
- a CDS encoding FecR domain-containing protein, translated as MKYAGVLCLLLLAEPSAGPLEYRFAEVKSKVIITHGQTERRAQVGTVALAGDRVRTGWFGRAVIEVPTRGSRFELFPLTQAVLAGEQPGVLIELKRGRLWAVFEAITGQEERLVATPGAILAVRGTAYGLEVDRSANVELAVFEGTVEVRSSLPEVPPLLVPAGHFCTFSPARQPFSRPMPQGMSPEMWRHGGGMGGMRPGDMGGRGAGGMGDSTRRPPSGMGPHRH; from the coding sequence ATGAAGTACGCTGGTGTCCTTTGCTTGTTGCTGTTGGCCGAGCCCAGCGCTGGGCCGCTGGAGTACCGTTTTGCGGAAGTGAAAAGTAAGGTGATCATCACCCACGGGCAAACGGAACGTCGAGCCCAGGTGGGCACGGTGGCCCTGGCCGGTGACCGGGTGCGCACCGGCTGGTTTGGCCGGGCGGTGATCGAGGTTCCCACCCGCGGCTCCCGCTTCGAGCTTTTCCCCCTCACCCAGGCGGTGCTAGCCGGGGAGCAACCGGGGGTGCTCATCGAGCTGAAGCGCGGCAGGCTCTGGGCGGTTTTTGAGGCCATCACCGGCCAGGAGGAGCGCTTGGTGGCCACACCCGGAGCCATCCTGGCGGTGCGGGGAACAGCTTACGGCCTGGAAGTGGACCGCAGCGCCAACGTTGAGCTGGCGGTTTTTGAAGGCACGGTGGAGGTGCGCTCCAGCTTGCCGGAGGTTCCGCCGCTTCTGGTTCCTGCCGGGCACTTCTGCACCTTTTCCCCCGCCCGGCAACCCTTTTCCCGCCCCATGCCGCAAGGGATGAGCCCGGAAATGTGGCGGCATGGGGGCGGCATGGGCGGTATGCGCCCGGGGGATATGGGCGGACGCGGTGCCGGCGGCATGGGTGACAGCACCCGCCGTCCCCCTTCCGGCATGGGGCCCCACCGGCACTGA
- a CDS encoding efflux RND transporter permease subunit — translation MLARIVEWSLKNRSLVLLATALLVVAGVAALYRLPIDAVPDITNVQVQILTKAPALGPLEMEQYVTYPIEAAMNGLPNLKEIRSVTRYGLSAVTVVFADHVNVYFARQLVSERLAQAREQIPEGFGNPELGPVSTGLGEVFMFTVEGDSFSPMERRTILDWLIAPRLRAVPGVTEVNVWGGLPKQYEVVVDPRRLVAYGLSLREVFQAVAQGTRNAGGGYIEHNQEQVVIRGEGMVGSLEDIAKIVLKTDENGVPVTVGSVAQVREGSMLRIGAATANGRGETVIGIVQMLAGENALDVATRVRRALEEIQPSLPEGLKLVPYYDRALLVRRVIATVEKNLVEGAILVVAVLFAFLGHLRAGLIVASAIPLSMLFAFLGMAQTRLSANLMSLGAIDFGLIVDGAVVLVENVLRRLGQQGSSEKDLRREVAEAAGEVVRPIAFGIGIIILVYLPILTLTGVEGKMFKPMAFTVLFALVASLLLTLTLIPVLASLWLKKIAHAQEPRFVSRLRVLYLKALSGCLRRPGLVVSGAVLAVVAGGVVAARLGAEFIPRLDEGDIAMNAVRLPSVALSEAVAGTTRIEKVLRRFPEVATVVTRLGSPELATDVMGIELADVFVILKDPRQWQTAKTKGELVERMRETLEREVPGTGFSFTQPIEMRFNELLAGVRSDVAVKLFGDDLEVLREKGEAIRRVVAAVPGAADVKLEQTAGLPVMRVRVDRDRCARYGVSVGEVLDTVEASRAGKVVGTVFEGQKRFSLVVRFSDDAARGLEALANLPVATPSGALVPLGQLAHLTLETGPAQISREAVRRRIVVEANVQGRDVASFVAEAQERLAREVSLPPGYFIRWGGQFENLEAASKRLALVVPLVLALIFAMLYFTFGSAKHAALIYLNIPMAATGGVFALALRDMPFSISAGVGFIALFGVAVLNGVVLMSQVRSLEKQGNRSVFEVLQEACGARMRPVLMTALVASLGFLPMALATGSGAEVQRPLATVVIGGLVTCTALTLFVLPTVYSVFWRVFQRAR, via the coding sequence ATGCTGGCAAGAATCGTGGAATGGAGCTTGAAAAACCGCAGCTTGGTGCTGCTGGCTACCGCCCTTTTGGTGGTGGCCGGGGTGGCGGCCCTGTACCGCCTGCCCATTGACGCGGTTCCCGACATCACCAACGTGCAGGTGCAAATCCTCACCAAAGCCCCGGCCCTGGGGCCTCTGGAAATGGAGCAGTACGTCACCTACCCCATTGAAGCCGCTATGAACGGCTTGCCCAACCTCAAGGAAATCCGTTCGGTCACCCGCTACGGTCTTTCCGCGGTGACGGTGGTGTTTGCCGACCACGTGAACGTGTACTTTGCCCGCCAGCTGGTCTCCGAGCGGTTGGCCCAGGCCCGGGAGCAAATCCCCGAAGGGTTTGGCAATCCCGAGTTGGGGCCGGTGTCCACCGGCCTGGGCGAGGTGTTCATGTTCACGGTGGAAGGGGACTCCTTTTCCCCCATGGAGCGGCGGACCATCTTGGATTGGCTCATTGCCCCCAGGCTGCGGGCGGTGCCGGGGGTTACCGAGGTGAACGTGTGGGGTGGGCTCCCCAAGCAGTACGAAGTGGTGGTGGACCCCCGGCGGCTGGTGGCCTACGGGCTTTCCCTGCGGGAGGTGTTCCAAGCGGTAGCCCAGGGGACCCGCAACGCCGGGGGCGGCTACATCGAGCACAACCAGGAGCAGGTGGTGATCCGCGGCGAAGGGATGGTGGGGTCGCTGGAGGACATTGCCAAGATCGTTTTAAAAACCGATGAAAACGGGGTGCCGGTGACGGTGGGAAGCGTGGCCCAGGTGCGGGAGGGGTCCATGCTGCGCATCGGCGCCGCCACCGCCAACGGCCGGGGGGAAACGGTCATTGGCATAGTGCAAATGCTGGCCGGGGAAAACGCCCTAGATGTGGCCACCCGGGTGCGCAGGGCACTGGAGGAAATCCAGCCCTCTCTGCCCGAAGGTTTAAAGCTTGTGCCTTACTACGATCGGGCTTTGCTGGTGCGGCGGGTGATCGCCACGGTGGAGAAGAACCTGGTGGAGGGGGCTATCTTGGTGGTGGCGGTGCTTTTTGCCTTTCTGGGCCACCTGCGGGCGGGGCTCATTGTGGCTTCGGCCATTCCCCTTTCCATGCTCTTTGCCTTTCTGGGGATGGCCCAGACCCGCCTTTCCGCCAACCTCATGAGCCTTGGGGCCATTGACTTTGGGCTCATCGTGGACGGGGCGGTGGTTTTGGTGGAAAACGTGCTGCGGCGGCTGGGGCAGCAGGGTAGCTCCGAAAAGGACCTCCGGCGGGAGGTGGCCGAGGCGGCCGGCGAGGTGGTTCGGCCCATTGCCTTTGGCATTGGCATCATCATCCTGGTTTACCTGCCCATCCTCACCCTCACCGGTGTGGAGGGGAAGATGTTCAAACCCATGGCCTTTACGGTGCTCTTTGCGTTGGTGGCCTCTCTTTTGCTCACCCTGACCTTGATTCCGGTGCTGGCCTCGCTGTGGCTTAAGAAGATCGCCCACGCCCAGGAACCGCGGTTCGTAAGCCGCCTGCGGGTTCTGTACCTGAAGGCGCTTTCGGGATGCCTGCGGCGGCCGGGCCTGGTGGTGTCGGGGGCGGTGCTTGCGGTGGTGGCGGGTGGGGTGGTGGCGGCGCGTTTGGGTGCTGAGTTCATCCCCCGGCTGGACGAGGGGGATATCGCCATGAACGCGGTGCGCTTGCCCTCGGTGGCGTTGTCCGAGGCGGTGGCCGGGACCACCAGGATTGAAAAGGTGCTCCGGCGCTTCCCGGAGGTTGCCACCGTGGTCACCCGGCTGGGCAGTCCCGAATTGGCCACCGACGTCATGGGCATTGAGCTGGCCGATGTGTTTGTGATTTTGAAGGACCCAAGGCAGTGGCAGACAGCCAAAACCAAGGGTGAGCTGGTGGAGCGGATGCGGGAAACCCTGGAGCGAGAGGTACCGGGGACCGGCTTTTCCTTCACCCAGCCCATTGAAATGCGGTTTAACGAGCTGCTGGCGGGGGTACGCTCCGATGTGGCGGTCAAACTCTTTGGGGATGACCTGGAGGTGCTTCGGGAAAAAGGGGAGGCCATTCGCCGGGTGGTAGCGGCAGTGCCCGGGGCAGCGGACGTGAAGCTGGAGCAAACCGCCGGCTTGCCGGTCATGCGGGTGCGGGTGGATCGGGATCGCTGCGCCCGCTACGGGGTTTCGGTGGGGGAGGTGCTGGACACGGTGGAGGCCTCCCGGGCCGGCAAGGTGGTGGGAACGGTGTTTGAGGGGCAAAAGCGCTTTTCGCTGGTGGTGCGCTTCAGCGACGACGCTGCCCGCGGCCTGGAGGCCCTGGCCAACCTGCCGGTGGCCACACCTTCCGGAGCCCTGGTCCCCCTGGGGCAACTGGCGCACCTCACTCTGGAAACCGGCCCGGCCCAAATTAGCCGGGAAGCGGTGCGTCGGCGGATCGTGGTGGAGGCTAACGTGCAGGGTAGGGACGTGGCTTCCTTCGTGGCTGAGGCGCAGGAGCGCCTGGCCCGGGAGGTTTCTTTGCCGCCCGGTTACTTCATCCGCTGGGGAGGGCAGTTTGAAAACCTGGAGGCGGCCAGCAAGCGGCTGGCGCTGGTGGTGCCTTTGGTGTTGGCGCTCATTTTTGCCATGCTTTACTTCACCTTTGGCAGCGCGAAACATGCCGCTTTGATTTACCTCAACATCCCCATGGCCGCTACCGGCGGGGTTTTTGCCCTGGCCCTGCGGGACATGCCCTTTTCCATTTCGGCCGGGGTGGGCTTCATTGCCCTGTTTGGTGTGGCGGTGCTCAACGGCGTGGTTTTAATGAGCCAGGTGCGCAGTTTGGAAAAACAGGGGAACAGGTCGGTCTTTGAGGTCCTCCAGGAAGCCTGTGGGGCCCGCATGCGCCCGGTGCTGATGACCGCCCTGGTGGCGTCTCTGGGGTTTTTACCCATGGCTTTGGCCACCGGTTCCGGTGCTGAGGTGCAGCGGCCGCTGGCCACGGTGGTCATTGGCGGGCTTGTCACCTGCACTGCCCTGACGCTTTTTGTTTTGCCTACGGTGTACAGCGTGTTCTGGCGGGTCTTCCAGCGGGCACGGTAA
- a CDS encoding efflux RND transporter periplasmic adaptor subunit has translation MKKAWKAINGTLLLLWALMLATACQKPKTESVAEDEHTKTELPPNSIRLSERVMAESGIRTFKVQPMVLPHVMVLNGSVGYNENRLLHLAANVKGRVAEIAVDLGQRVSPGDPILRLESVELGRAREELVRALAELNVAERALQRARALAEAKAIAAGELHAREGEYLVKKAAAEAAERTLHLYGESQEAVDRLRQSVNSHDPARSLGGAASLTLTAPFAGRVIDRKVTPGALFEALQPLVTVADLTSVWVFLQAYEKDLAVLREGLPVTVEAEAFPHESFAGKVDFVGSVVDPATRTVRVRATVPNPQEKLRPGMFVTAKIMVPHGEGGETPKLAVPQGALQTMDSQPVVFVHLGGGVFVRRAVTVGHSFDGYTEVLSGLAAGEEVVSEGSFVLKSEFSREALVGED, from the coding sequence ATGAAAAAAGCTTGGAAAGCCATAAACGGAACCTTGCTGTTGCTGTGGGCCTTGATGTTGGCCACGGCCTGTCAAAAGCCAAAGACCGAAAGCGTGGCCGAAGATGAGCACACAAAAACCGAGCTGCCCCCGAACAGCATCCGGCTAAGTGAGCGGGTCATGGCCGAGTCGGGGATCCGCACCTTCAAGGTGCAGCCCATGGTGCTGCCCCACGTGATGGTGCTTAACGGCAGCGTGGGCTACAACGAAAACCGCTTGCTGCACCTGGCCGCCAACGTCAAGGGGCGGGTGGCGGAAATTGCGGTGGATTTGGGGCAGCGGGTTTCCCCCGGGGACCCGATCTTGCGGCTGGAATCGGTGGAGCTGGGGCGGGCCCGGGAGGAGCTGGTGCGGGCCCTGGCCGAGCTCAACGTTGCCGAGCGGGCACTGCAGCGGGCCCGCGCCTTAGCGGAAGCCAAGGCCATTGCCGCCGGTGAGCTGCATGCGCGAGAAGGGGAGTACCTGGTGAAAAAAGCGGCCGCCGAGGCGGCCGAGCGCACCCTGCACCTTTACGGGGAGTCGCAGGAAGCGGTGGACCGGCTGCGGCAATCGGTAAACAGCCACGACCCTGCGCGTTCCTTGGGGGGAGCGGCTTCGCTCACGCTCACCGCTCCTTTTGCCGGCCGCGTGATTGACCGCAAGGTCACCCCCGGGGCGCTTTTTGAGGCGCTGCAGCCGCTGGTCACCGTGGCCGACCTCACTTCAGTGTGGGTTTTCCTGCAGGCCTACGAGAAGGACCTGGCGGTGCTGCGGGAGGGTTTGCCGGTGACGGTGGAGGCCGAGGCCTTTCCCCACGAGAGCTTTGCCGGAAAGGTGGACTTTGTGGGCTCGGTGGTGGACCCGGCTACCCGCACGGTGCGGGTCCGCGCCACCGTGCCCAACCCCCAGGAAAAGCTGCGCCCCGGCATGTTCGTCACCGCGAAAATCATGGTCCCCCATGGGGAAGGCGGGGAAACCCCGAAACTGGCGGTGCCCCAAGGGGCCCTGCAAACCATGGACTCCCAGCCGGTGGTGTTTGTCCACCTGGGGGGCGGGGTGTTCGTGCGCCGGGCGGTGACCGTGGGCCACAGCTTTGACGGCTACACCGAGGTGCTTTCGGGCTTGGCGGCCGGCGAGGAGGTGGTGAGTGAGGGGTCCTTTGTGCTCAAGTCCGAGTTTTCCCGGGAAGCCCTGGTGGGGGAGGACTGA
- a CDS encoding TolC family protein, protein MKVCVLSACLHSSLLLVGATAFSAPPVISPEVLEQQVLAAFPEITAAQAALEAAEGELKAARLLPDPVLEVGALHSRERLGAAAATRGLGAVAWEVPLPWSYRPGKAVAAAGVREAAGALARTQLEVRARVRALVVELAAAQERVDIVSQQHQLTAELAQLMALRVELGESRELERLRLLVELERVGRELQLAQAEVQALAGVLARLAGRLPASFRLEGRLGGSVPGLEDQDLVARALAQNPILAEREAQVAAARARLSLVSGERSPTVVARWERSEDVDTRSQALSLSFRLPLWNANRGQRAAAAARLRQVQAELEASQREVAAAVRAAAERLRGALQVAERLRQTALPLAQRAQELSDFSLRQGETSLLDALDARRSWQAVALEELEARRQLHLWRVELESLAALPMGPPLGVEAGVKAEGPNAYQIVQEEKP, encoded by the coding sequence ATGAAGGTGTGTGTGCTGTCAGCGTGTTTGCATAGCTCTTTGCTTTTGGTGGGGGCCACCGCGTTTTCCGCACCGCCGGTCATCTCGCCGGAGGTGCTGGAGCAGCAGGTGCTGGCCGCTTTTCCGGAAATCACGGCCGCCCAAGCGGCGCTGGAGGCTGCCGAAGGCGAGCTCAAGGCGGCCCGGCTCTTGCCCGATCCGGTGCTGGAGGTGGGGGCTTTACACAGCCGCGAGCGCCTGGGAGCCGCTGCTGCCACCCGCGGTCTTGGGGCGGTGGCCTGGGAGGTGCCGTTGCCCTGGAGCTACCGGCCCGGTAAGGCAGTGGCGGCGGCCGGTGTGAGGGAGGCTGCGGGTGCTTTGGCCCGCACCCAGCTGGAGGTGAGGGCCCGGGTGCGGGCGTTGGTGGTGGAGCTGGCGGCCGCCCAGGAGCGGGTGGACATCGTGAGCCAGCAGCACCAGCTCACCGCCGAATTGGCCCAGCTCATGGCCTTGCGGGTGGAGCTGGGGGAAAGCCGGGAGCTGGAGCGCTTGCGGCTTCTGGTGGAGCTGGAGCGGGTGGGCCGGGAGCTGCAGCTGGCCCAGGCGGAAGTGCAAGCATTGGCCGGGGTGCTGGCGCGGTTGGCCGGTAGGTTGCCCGCTTCCTTCCGGCTGGAGGGTCGCTTGGGGGGGTCGGTGCCGGGTCTTGAAGATCAAGATTTGGTGGCCCGGGCGCTGGCCCAAAACCCCATACTGGCCGAGCGGGAAGCGCAGGTGGCGGCGGCTCGGGCCCGCCTTTCCCTGGTTTCCGGGGAGCGCAGCCCCACGGTGGTGGCCCGCTGGGAACGCAGCGAGGACGTGGATACCCGTTCCCAGGCTCTCTCTTTGAGCTTCCGCCTGCCCCTCTGGAACGCCAACCGCGGGCAACGGGCAGCAGCGGCAGCGCGGTTGCGGCAAGTGCAGGCGGAGCTGGAGGCCAGCCAGCGGGAAGTGGCGGCGGCGGTGCGGGCGGCGGCCGAGCGCCTGAGGGGTGCGCTGCAGGTGGCTGAAAGGCTGCGGCAAACCGCTTTGCCTTTGGCCCAGCGCGCCCAGGAACTTTCTGATTTTTCCCTGCGCCAGGGTGAAACCTCGCTTTTGGATGCCTTAGACGCCCGGCGCTCCTGGCAAGCGGTGGCTCTGGAAGAGCTGGAGGCCCGGCGGCAGCTGCACCTCTGGCGCGTGGAGCTGGAAAGCCTGGCGGCTTTGCCCATGGGCCCGCCGCTGGGGGTGGAGGCTGGGGTGAAAGCCGAAGGCCCAAATGCTTACCAAATCGTTCAGGAGGAAAAGCCATGA